The Bacteroides ovatus genomic interval TCGATTATCAGAAAAGATTTCTCGGGAATCGTGGAAGCGGTGGAATATGTGAAGCTGGCTTTCCGGGTCAACGGACAAATCATCCAGCTTCCTGTCATCGAAGGACAGAAAGTGAAAAAAGGACAACTCATCGCGGCTATCGACCCCAGAGACATCGCGTTGCAATATGCCGCCACGAAATCGGCATACGAAACGGCTTCGGCACAAGTGGAACGCAACAAACGGCTCCTCTCCCGGCAAGCGATCTCCGTGCAGGAATATGAAATCAGCCTCGCCAACTTCCAGAAGGCGAAGTCTGAATACGAACTGTCTGCCAACAATATGCGCGACACCAAGCTGACAGCTCCTTTCGACGGTTCTATCGAAAAACGACTGGTGGAAAACTATCAGCGTGTCAACTCCGGTGAGGGTATCGTGCAGCTTGTCAATACACACAATCTGCGTATCAAATTCACCATTCCGGATGCGTATCTTTATTTGTTGCGCGCCAAAGACCCGCGTTTCCTTGTAGAGTTCGACACATTTAAAGGACACGTGTTTCAAGCGAAACTGGAAGAATATCTTGATATTTCTACGGATGGCACAGGAATTCCGGTCAGCATCACGATTGACGATCCGTCATTCGACCGCGATCTGTATGCTGTGAAACCCGGTTTCACGTGCAGCATCCGTTTCACGGCAGATGTAGGTCCGTTGGTGCAGGATAGCTGGACG includes:
- a CDS encoding efflux RND transporter periplasmic adaptor subunit, which encodes MKKEFGFVLAAAILLAGCGQKKETTTTTARPVKTTIVESRSIIRKDFSGIVEAVEYVKLAFRVNGQIIQLPVIEGQKVKKGQLIAAIDPRDIALQYAATKSAYETASAQVERNKRLLSRQAISVQEYEISLANFQKAKSEYELSANNMRDTKLTAPFDGSIEKRLVENYQRVNSGEGIVQLVNTHNLRIKFTIPDAYLYLLRAKDPRFLVEFDTFKGHVFQAKLEEYLDISTDGTGIPVSITIDDPSFDRDLYAVKPGFTCSIRFTADVGPLVQDSWTIVPLSAVFGESEGNKMYVWVVEDNKVHKREVTVNAPTGEAQALISEGLKPGEKIVIAGVYQLVEGESITTVDR